In Dysgonomonadaceae bacterium zrk40, one genomic interval encodes:
- a CDS encoding OmpA family protein — protein sequence MLLTVLLSLSCSRVRLSDAREHYVRGEYHEAVTAYRKLYRHASREEVVLRGVIAFEMAENYRLLNRSAHAVTAYRNAIRYGYPDTLAQRHLAQMLHREGDYPKAADAYRLYLANVPGDAIAIAGLQGAEAAMDTTWQPDQMSGLYHVRRFDLFNSSRSDFSPHLAHDDERLFFTSSRESTPNELRSPVTGTKYHDLFFSVKNSRGEWQKPKRVEFAGDTDFDEGVASLTSDGMMMFFTAAYVTTNQPSLPAIYLSRRFNGSWSPGTRLILNGGDSLSLFAHPTVSASGSTLYFVSDMPGGMGGKDIWQAHLNSRQEVIRLENAGAAINTPGNEMFPLLRNDTTLYFSSDGHPGLGGLDLFRAVKTQAGGDWHLTHLPPPLNSSADDFGITFEEGEERGFFSSNRNDNRGYDHIYAFAFKKPLIHVEGFVVERNDIPIQGAIIDLVGSDGSRLQLVTNREGLYHFTAKEGVSYLFLAQAEGFLNRNASLGPVIANKDTTCYLDFEMTPYDRPVVMENIFYDFDRAVLRSESKEELDKLLQLMLEHPEIGVELSAHTDRRGADSYNEELSLRRARSVVDYLISSGIAPERLTSVGEGKMKPKRVDSALVRQHPFLREGEYLTDEYIKTLLPAEQATADQLNRRTEFRVLPSH from the coding sequence TTGCTGTTAACGGTGTTGCTTTCTCTTTCCTGTAGCAGGGTTCGACTGAGTGATGCCAGGGAACACTATGTGCGGGGGGAATACCATGAAGCTGTCACTGCCTACCGCAAACTTTACCGGCACGCATCCCGTGAGGAGGTCGTCCTGCGAGGAGTGATTGCATTTGAGATGGCTGAAAACTATCGTCTGTTGAACCGGTCTGCACATGCTGTCACCGCATACAGAAATGCCATCCGGTATGGATATCCCGATACGCTCGCACAAAGACACCTGGCACAGATGTTGCATCGGGAGGGTGACTACCCAAAAGCTGCTGATGCTTACCGCCTTTATCTTGCCAACGTGCCGGGTGATGCGATTGCAATCGCGGGACTGCAGGGTGCTGAAGCCGCAATGGATACAACCTGGCAACCGGATCAAATGTCGGGTCTTTATCACGTCCGGCGCTTCGATCTTTTCAATTCATCCCGCAGCGACTTCTCTCCGCACCTTGCACATGACGACGAAAGGCTCTTTTTCACCTCTTCCAGGGAATCTACACCCAACGAATTGAGGAGCCCCGTGACCGGGACTAAATATCACGATCTTTTTTTCTCTGTTAAGAACAGTCGGGGTGAATGGCAGAAACCGAAAAGAGTTGAATTTGCGGGTGACACCGATTTTGATGAGGGAGTTGCCTCACTCACCTCCGATGGCATGATGATGTTTTTCACTGCTGCATATGTCACAACCAATCAGCCTTCACTGCCTGCAATCTATCTCTCCCGGCGATTCAATGGAAGCTGGTCGCCGGGAACAAGACTCATTCTGAACGGGGGTGATTCCCTTTCTCTGTTTGCCCATCCAACGGTTTCTGCTTCGGGAAGCACCCTCTATTTTGTCTCTGACATGCCGGGAGGAATGGGAGGAAAGGATATCTGGCAGGCTCATCTTAACAGTCGGCAGGAGGTGATAAGGCTCGAGAATGCAGGTGCTGCAATCAACACCCCGGGGAATGAGATGTTCCCTCTCTTACGCAACGACACTACCCTTTATTTTTCATCCGACGGACACCCCGGCCTCGGTGGTCTTGATCTCTTCCGGGCGGTGAAGACTCAGGCCGGTGGAGACTGGCACCTCACACATCTGCCACCGCCATTGAATTCATCAGCCGACGATTTTGGAATCACCTTTGAAGAGGGTGAGGAGAGGGGCTTCTTCAGCTCTAACAGGAATGACAACAGGGGATATGACCACATCTACGCCTTTGCGTTTAAGAAACCATTGATACATGTGGAGGGATTTGTCGTGGAGAGAAATGATATCCCGATTCAGGGTGCGATTATTGATCTGGTTGGCAGTGACGGCTCTCGCCTGCAATTGGTGACAAACCGGGAAGGTCTCTATCACTTCACTGCCAAAGAGGGGGTGTCTTATCTCTTTCTTGCACAGGCGGAGGGTTTTCTAAACCGGAATGCGTCGCTTGGCCCCGTCATTGCAAACAAGGATACAACCTGTTATTTGGATTTTGAGATGACACCCTACGACCGGCCGGTTGTCATGGAAAACATCTTTTATGATTTTGACCGTGCCGTGTTGCGAAGTGAATCGAAAGAGGAGCTTGACAAGCTCCTGCAGCTTATGCTTGAACATCCTGAGATCGGGGTTGAGCTCTCAGCTCATACCGATCGCAGGGGGGCAGATTCCTACAATGAAGAGTTGTCGCTGCGTCGTGCCCGCTCGGTGGTCGATTATCTTATCTCGTCGGGCATTGCCCCGGAGCGACTGACGTCAGTTGGTGAGGGGAAGATGAAACCAAAAAGAGTGGATAGCGCTCTTGTCCGGCAACATCCATTTCTTCGTGAAGGGGAGTATCTTACAGATGAGTATATAAAAACACTTCTTCCTGCAGAGCAAGCAACTGCCGATCAGTTGAACCGGCGTACAGAGTTCAGGGTACTGCCTTCCCATTGA
- a CDS encoding DUF4301 family protein, translating into MFTQQDQEQLREKGISLDQLNRQLKFFSSGFPFLQIVAPASYYKGIMKVEKQQEKDFLKSWQVYLEGDKSITKFVPASGAASRMFKDLFAFLDADYDVPTTEFEKTFFSHLPKFAFAVSLDEACRELYGKDSAMLCSEGGYKEVVAALLYTDGLDYGNMPKGLLLFHSYSEGNRTAVGEHLHEGALYARRADGLVKVHFTVSEEHKELFELLVAARKLSYEIKLGARFSVSYSLQKPATDTLAVDMENHPFREEDGTLLFRPGGHGALIENLNDIDSDIIFIKNIDNVVPDRLKEEEAHYKKLLAGILVAMQKRAFTYLGRLESEKVTSDELEEMLAFTENELCITHNEIFETDDQLKTYLKRKLDRPFRVCGMVKNQGEPGGGPFIVVNPDGTASLQILESSQINRNDPLAMDAFRNGSHFNPVDLVCGVKCYQGNKFDLTKFVDPNTGFISHKSKNGKELKALELPGLWNGAMSDWNTLFVEVPVSTFNPVKTVNDLLRPEHQQK; encoded by the coding sequence AACAGGACCAAGAACAGCTAAGAGAAAAAGGAATCTCACTTGATCAGCTAAACAGGCAATTGAAGTTTTTTAGCTCCGGTTTTCCTTTTTTACAGATTGTTGCACCTGCCTCTTATTATAAGGGGATCATGAAGGTGGAGAAGCAGCAGGAGAAGGATTTTCTGAAGAGTTGGCAGGTCTACCTGGAAGGTGATAAGAGCATCACAAAGTTTGTTCCGGCTTCCGGTGCCGCCAGTCGCATGTTCAAGGATCTGTTTGCTTTTCTCGATGCGGATTATGATGTACCAACCACTGAATTTGAGAAGACATTCTTCTCCCATCTCCCCAAGTTCGCTTTTGCAGTCTCATTGGATGAGGCTTGTCGCGAACTGTACGGGAAGGATAGTGCGATGCTCTGCAGCGAAGGTGGATACAAGGAGGTGGTGGCAGCACTTTTGTATACTGACGGACTCGATTACGGTAATATGCCCAAGGGATTGCTTCTATTTCATTCCTATTCAGAGGGGAACAGAACAGCCGTAGGTGAGCACTTGCATGAGGGTGCTCTATATGCCCGACGTGCGGATGGTTTGGTGAAAGTCCATTTCACCGTTTCGGAAGAGCACAAAGAGTTGTTTGAGTTGTTGGTAGCTGCCCGTAAACTCAGTTATGAGATCAAGCTGGGGGCCCGTTTTTCTGTTTCATACAGTCTTCAGAAACCGGCAACCGACACACTGGCAGTGGATATGGAGAACCACCCTTTCCGCGAAGAGGATGGAACCCTTCTGTTCCGTCCCGGAGGCCATGGGGCATTGATTGAGAACCTGAATGACATCGACTCTGACATCATATTCATCAAGAACATCGACAATGTGGTGCCTGACAGGCTAAAAGAGGAGGAAGCGCATTACAAGAAACTGTTGGCCGGAATCCTGGTAGCCATGCAAAAACGTGCATTTACCTATCTTGGAAGGTTGGAGTCAGAGAAGGTGACCTCCGATGAACTCGAGGAGATGCTCGCTTTTACCGAAAATGAATTGTGCATCACCCACAATGAGATATTTGAAACCGATGATCAGCTTAAAACCTATCTCAAACGGAAGCTCGATCGTCCATTCCGTGTGTGTGGGATGGTGAAAAACCAGGGCGAACCGGGTGGAGGCCCTTTCATTGTGGTCAATCCTGATGGTACTGCCTCGCTGCAGATTCTGGAAAGCTCACAAATCAACCGCAACGATCCTCTTGCCATGGATGCCTTCCGCAATGGTTCTCACTTTAATCCGGTGGATCTGGTCTGTGGCGTGAAATGCTACCAGGGCAACAAGTTCGATCTGACGAAATTTGTGGATCCCAACACCGGATTCATCTCACACAAATCTAAAAACGGTAAGGAGTTGAAAGCCCTTGAACTGCCCGGGCTGTGGAACGGAGCAATGAGCGATTGGAATACCCTTTTTGTGGAGGTGCCTGTTTCCACTTTCAATCCGGTGAAGACTGTGAATGATCTGCTGCGCCCGGAACACCAACAGAAGTGA